One window of the Arthrobacter sp. zg-Y919 genome contains the following:
- a CDS encoding LCP family protein, with product MSEYTMSPTTQPKKRHPVRTTMLVMLTVVVVAAVAVGGYLWHLARTFDSGTNTIANALPEARPEKEAAAADSQNILLMGSDTRDPAGGDARSDTMMLVHIPGDRSGVYVMSIMRDTWVEIPGHGEDKINAAMALGGVALTVDTVQTLFDVPIDHVAIVDFEGFKGLTDSLGGVTLNNEVAFQSDGVEGEYFPAGTISVKGESALKYVRERYAFTDGDYQRVKNQQAFLRGVISGVLNKGTLTDPVKVSNVVGELSPYLSVDEDLDASAAGALAVSLRNVRSGEVSMFTLPNAGVGTSPDGQSIVVPDHAAISEISAALDADDFDAYAAAVQGN from the coding sequence TTGAGCGAGTACACGATGTCCCCCACCACCCAGCCGAAAAAGAGGCATCCGGTCCGCACCACCATGCTGGTGATGCTGACCGTCGTGGTGGTGGCCGCAGTAGCGGTGGGCGGTTACCTATGGCATCTGGCCCGGACCTTCGACTCCGGTACCAACACCATAGCCAATGCACTTCCTGAGGCACGGCCGGAGAAGGAAGCCGCCGCAGCGGATTCGCAGAACATCCTTCTGATGGGCAGCGATACCCGCGATCCAGCCGGTGGCGACGCTCGGTCGGACACGATGATGCTCGTCCACATCCCGGGGGACCGAAGCGGGGTTTACGTCATGTCGATCATGCGCGACACCTGGGTGGAGATCCCCGGTCACGGGGAAGATAAGATCAACGCCGCCATGGCTCTTGGAGGTGTTGCCCTGACCGTGGACACTGTACAGACGCTGTTTGATGTCCCCATCGACCACGTGGCAATCGTCGATTTTGAAGGTTTTAAGGGTCTGACGGATTCTCTGGGCGGGGTTACCCTCAACAATGAAGTTGCCTTCCAGTCCGACGGCGTCGAGGGCGAGTATTTCCCCGCGGGGACCATCAGCGTTAAGGGCGAGTCAGCTCTCAAATACGTCCGCGAGCGTTATGCCTTCACGGATGGGGACTACCAGCGCGTCAAGAACCAGCAGGCATTCCTGCGTGGGGTCATTTCCGGCGTCCTCAACAAGGGGACCTTGACGGACCCGGTGAAGGTCAGCAACGTCGTGGGCGAACTCTCGCCGTACCTGAGCGTGGATGAAGACCTGGACGCATCGGCGGCAGGGGCTTTGGCGGTCAGCCTGCGAAACGTCCGTTCGGGCGAGGTCTCCATGTTCACCCTGCCCAACGCCGGAGTGGGCACTTCTCCTGACGGACAGTCGATTGTGGTGCCGGATCACGCTGCCATCAGTGAAATTTCCGCGGCACTGGACGCCGATGACTTCGATGCGTATGCCGCTGCCGTCCAGGGGAACTGA
- a CDS encoding glycosyltransferase family 4 protein, translated as MRIQLLTHSYSPEHSPPQRRWMQFNRYFRSLGWDIDVITPVAHAPHGRRTLPKREAGRAFRRDTGRYGERILRVPYLWHRTTRLGRLLDHCFSAAASVAAGMATPRPDVVVVTVPSLPILGAGYAVSRLRRVPLVVDMRDAWPDIARDARIVRGSAKSLTERAVVAFQERADLVVTVTYGFASTLRDRGLGNVATVVNGVDISVRELLPPPPEDRDRLNVLYLGNHGESQRLDLVVRAAALARDYVRLTMVGHGVQRRELMALAEELDAPVTFHGPAQRREVMEFYRAADTCVISLRDDWKSFETTIPSKTYEVLAVGRHVTGIVRGEARQIIEDATAGDVVESTAEAVAQLWKELQADRIRLLTGTAGRDWVHNNANLDALSATYADLLRSVAVGRPE; from the coding sequence GTGCGGATTCAATTGCTGACCCATTCGTATTCCCCCGAGCACAGCCCGCCCCAACGCCGCTGGATGCAGTTCAACCGGTATTTCCGCAGCCTTGGCTGGGACATCGACGTGATCACTCCGGTCGCTCACGCTCCGCACGGCCGCCGCACGCTGCCGAAACGTGAAGCGGGCCGTGCCTTTCGCCGGGACACTGGCCGGTACGGAGAACGCATCCTCCGGGTTCCCTACCTGTGGCACCGCACTACCCGTCTGGGACGGCTGCTGGACCACTGCTTCAGCGCAGCTGCCTCGGTGGCGGCGGGGATGGCGACACCCCGGCCCGATGTCGTCGTCGTTACTGTTCCCAGCCTTCCCATCCTGGGCGCCGGGTACGCAGTCTCCCGGCTCCGGCGCGTGCCGCTGGTGGTGGACATGCGCGATGCATGGCCCGACATTGCCCGTGATGCCCGCATAGTCCGGGGGAGCGCCAAGAGCCTGACCGAACGGGCAGTAGTGGCGTTCCAGGAACGCGCGGACCTGGTGGTGACCGTGACCTACGGTTTCGCCTCCACACTCCGGGACCGCGGGTTGGGGAACGTTGCAACCGTGGTGAACGGCGTGGACATTTCGGTGCGGGAGCTGCTCCCTCCTCCACCCGAAGACCGGGACCGGCTGAATGTGCTGTACCTGGGCAACCACGGGGAGAGTCAGCGGCTGGATCTTGTGGTGCGGGCTGCCGCCCTCGCCCGCGATTACGTACGTCTGACCATGGTGGGCCACGGTGTGCAGCGGCGTGAGCTGATGGCGCTGGCCGAGGAGCTTGACGCTCCGGTAACCTTCCACGGCCCTGCCCAGCGGCGTGAAGTCATGGAGTTTTACCGCGCCGCGGATACCTGTGTGATTTCCCTGCGGGATGACTGGAAGTCGTTTGAAACCACCATCCCGTCAAAAACCTACGAGGTCTTGGCGGTGGGCCGTCACGTCACGGGAATCGTCCGCGGCGAAGCCCGCCAGATTATTGAAGACGCAACCGCCGGCGACGTCGTTGAGTCCACAGCCGAGGCCGTCGCCCAACTGTGGAAGGAACTGCAGGCTGACCGCATCCGTCTCTTGACCGGGACTGCGGGCCGGGACTGGGTGCATAACAACGCTAACCTCGACGCACTTTCAGCTACCTATGCGGACCTCCTGCGAAGCGTGGCGGTAGGCCGGCCGGAGTGA
- a CDS encoding glycosyltransferase family 4 protein encodes MKVQSYARNAALAAATVLEHLGDDPVVLALQVSRRLPARLVHPLATGVGKIAGTGFIGPLTAFVRGDTAALARSLSAAASLGPHAGASRHALHMADVAIAAGFPQEAGQLLSRVHPDTPGLAGTLARSLWYAGDMSGAVQVLSKGRGSERRQQRRLESELAVFQGWRPRLARVQSYKPDPDAVLHVLTNSLPHTGSGYAQRSHSILTAQHALGLKVHAVTRPGYPVQVGKLFARNEDRIDGVTYHRLLPARLPFGMQGRLQLQAELTLALALKTRPAVLHTTTHFVNGLVTAAVAEALGIPWIYEVRGQLADTWASTRPAEAKQSERYRLFREREAEVMCRAALVPTLGTVMAGEIAASGVPQDRIRLLPNAVGEGYLESPLPAPEARRALGMDPDTVLIGTVSSLVDYEGLDDLIRAFGLVATRQRHLKCLIVGDGAAAPRLKALAAELGLADRVIFTGRVPREQAHLHHQAIDVFVVPRKDLDVTRAVTPLKPVEAMACARPVIASDLPALGELVRHGTNGLLARPSDPQHLADAIDSLVSDAALRAELGSNGRDHVLATRTWGSAAEKTARWYRSLASAGAL; translated from the coding sequence GTGAAGGTACAGAGCTACGCACGAAACGCCGCCCTCGCAGCTGCGACGGTACTGGAACATCTGGGCGATGACCCCGTGGTCCTGGCGCTGCAGGTGTCCCGGCGGCTCCCGGCACGCCTGGTTCATCCGCTGGCAACCGGTGTCGGAAAAATCGCCGGCACCGGCTTTATCGGCCCCTTGACCGCCTTCGTCCGGGGCGACACCGCAGCGCTGGCCCGCAGCCTGTCCGCCGCAGCAAGCCTGGGGCCGCACGCCGGCGCAAGCCGGCACGCCCTGCACATGGCGGACGTTGCCATCGCTGCGGGCTTCCCGCAGGAGGCAGGGCAGCTGCTCTCGCGTGTACACCCGGATACACCCGGCCTCGCGGGAACCCTTGCGCGCAGCCTTTGGTATGCCGGGGACATGAGCGGAGCCGTCCAGGTCCTGTCGAAGGGACGCGGGAGTGAGCGCCGCCAGCAGCGGCGGCTGGAATCCGAGCTGGCCGTGTTCCAGGGCTGGCGGCCCCGGCTTGCCCGCGTGCAGTCTTATAAGCCGGATCCCGACGCCGTCCTGCATGTCCTGACCAATTCCCTGCCGCACACCGGCAGCGGCTACGCACAGCGAAGCCATTCGATTTTGACGGCGCAGCATGCACTGGGATTGAAGGTCCATGCCGTGACCCGGCCGGGGTATCCGGTCCAGGTGGGCAAGCTGTTCGCCCGGAACGAGGACCGGATTGACGGCGTGACCTATCACCGGCTGCTGCCGGCACGGCTGCCTTTCGGTATGCAGGGACGGCTGCAGCTCCAGGCCGAGCTGACGCTTGCCCTCGCCCTGAAGACACGGCCGGCGGTTCTGCATACCACCACGCACTTCGTGAACGGGCTTGTGACCGCCGCTGTCGCAGAGGCCCTCGGCATCCCCTGGATTTACGAGGTCCGCGGACAACTGGCCGATACGTGGGCCTCGACCCGCCCTGCGGAAGCAAAACAGAGCGAGCGGTACCGGCTCTTCCGGGAACGGGAAGCCGAAGTAATGTGCCGGGCTGCCCTGGTTCCCACGCTCGGGACCGTGATGGCCGGAGAGATTGCCGCCAGCGGAGTTCCGCAGGACCGGATCCGTCTGCTCCCCAACGCCGTGGGGGAGGGATACCTCGAAAGCCCGCTGCCGGCGCCTGAAGCCCGGAGGGCGCTCGGAATGGACCCGGACACCGTACTGATTGGAACGGTCAGCAGCCTGGTTGACTATGAGGGGCTGGATGACCTCATCAGAGCCTTCGGGCTGGTCGCAACCCGGCAGCGGCACCTCAAGTGCCTGATTGTGGGCGACGGCGCCGCCGCGCCCCGTTTGAAGGCGCTGGCTGCCGAGCTCGGATTGGCGGACCGCGTGATCTTCACCGGCCGGGTTCCCCGGGAACAGGCCCATTTGCACCATCAGGCAATCGACGTCTTCGTTGTGCCTCGGAAGGATCTAGACGTGACACGAGCGGTAACTCCGCTGAAACCGGTGGAGGCCATGGCCTGCGCCCGGCCCGTAATAGCCAGCGACCTGCCCGCCCTCGGCGAACTGGTGCGGCACGGCACCAACGGGCTCCTGGCCCGGCCTTCAGACCCGCAGCACCTGGCAGACGCGATTGATTCCCTGGTGTCCGACGCCGCGCTCAGGGCCGAACTCGGAAGCAACGGACGAGACCACGTCCTGGCCACCCGTACCTGGGGATCCGCTGCGGAAAAGACCGCCCGCTGGTACCGCAGTCTGGCATCGGCGGGCGCACTGTAA
- a CDS encoding ABC transporter permease — protein sequence MARPGKETNAAVQPLSVDIRGLQRVGARPGFVDYLVQVWNYRQFIAYDAKSRVQSGNRRDRLGSAWLILNPVLNGLTYFLIFGLLLNTGGGIENFIGYLVIGIFLFQFSSRSITNGARSIQQNRAVIQAFSFPRATLPISVNLRELLANIPVLIVMMLIVLLVPPTEDITWRWLLIIPALALQWIFNLGVGLILARVVSKVNDVVHLLSFALRAWMYGSAVFYSFERFVDHPMLLQVLELNPLFTVLDIVRDCLLYAQVPSWQSWAVLTCWALGALGVGAVYFWRAEETYGRG from the coding sequence ATGGCGCGTCCCGGCAAGGAAACCAACGCCGCCGTCCAGCCCCTGTCCGTAGACATCCGCGGACTGCAGCGCGTCGGCGCCCGTCCGGGTTTTGTGGATTACCTCGTCCAGGTGTGGAACTACCGGCAATTCATCGCCTACGACGCAAAGTCTCGGGTGCAGAGCGGCAACCGCAGGGACAGGCTGGGCAGCGCCTGGCTGATCCTCAACCCGGTGCTGAACGGCTTGACCTACTTCCTGATCTTCGGCCTCCTGCTGAACACCGGTGGTGGCATCGAGAACTTCATTGGCTATCTGGTCATCGGAATCTTCCTGTTCCAGTTCAGCTCCCGGTCCATCACCAACGGGGCACGCTCGATCCAGCAGAACCGTGCGGTGATCCAGGCCTTCAGTTTCCCGCGTGCCACGCTGCCGATATCGGTAAACCTGCGCGAGCTGCTAGCCAACATCCCGGTGCTGATCGTGATGATGCTGATTGTGCTGCTGGTGCCTCCTACGGAGGACATCACGTGGCGGTGGCTGCTGATCATCCCGGCGCTGGCACTGCAATGGATCTTTAATCTGGGTGTGGGACTGATCTTGGCGCGGGTGGTCTCAAAGGTGAACGACGTCGTGCATCTGCTGAGCTTTGCCCTGCGCGCCTGGATGTACGGCAGTGCCGTTTTTTACAGTTTCGAGCGTTTCGTTGACCATCCGATGCTGTTGCAGGTTCTTGAGCTGAACCCGTTGTTTACCGTCCTGGATATTGTCCGGGACTGCCTGTTGTATGCGCAGGTACCGTCCTGGCAGTCGTGGGCCGTGCTCACCTGCTGGGCCCTTGGTGCCCTGGGAGTAGGAGCTGTTTATTTCTGGCGGGCTGAGGAGACATACGGACGTGGCTGA
- a CDS encoding ATP-binding cassette domain-containing protein, with the protein MAENLQFLEEDPCVVIDEVSMRYRVPSSESVPGSRSGLRGLMGRVVGKPNLVTVNALNPMSLVAVRGESIGIVGRNGSGKSTLMKLISGQVKPDSGAVYASSTPIMLGVNAALVPELPGDHNVVLGCLAMGLSYAEIAERYESIVELSGLEKAIHLPMRSYSSGMSSRLRFAIAASIDPEVLLIDEALNTGDAQFADRSRKRMDELRKNAGCVFLVSHSLETVLEMCSRVVWMDKGDLLMDGEPREVVKAYKDFTRHLSKGNNISADKIRTDAMEALTVTRIRERSTGRRSAKVQ; encoded by the coding sequence GTGGCTGAAAATCTGCAGTTCCTCGAAGAGGACCCGTGTGTGGTCATTGACGAGGTCAGCATGCGGTATCGGGTGCCCTCCAGCGAATCGGTGCCCGGGAGCCGGAGCGGCCTCCGCGGCCTGATGGGCCGGGTCGTCGGCAAGCCGAACCTGGTTACGGTGAATGCGCTGAACCCGATGTCGCTGGTGGCGGTCCGGGGTGAGTCGATCGGGATTGTCGGACGCAACGGCTCCGGGAAAAGCACGCTGATGAAATTGATCAGCGGACAGGTGAAGCCGGACAGCGGGGCCGTATATGCCTCCAGCACCCCGATCATGCTTGGTGTCAATGCTGCCCTCGTCCCTGAGCTCCCCGGCGACCACAACGTGGTGCTCGGCTGCCTCGCGATGGGGTTGAGCTATGCGGAGATCGCCGAGCGGTATGAATCCATAGTTGAACTTTCCGGTTTGGAAAAAGCGATCCACCTGCCCATGCGTTCGTACTCCTCCGGCATGTCCTCCCGGCTTCGGTTTGCCATCGCGGCCAGCATCGACCCGGAGGTCCTGCTCATCGATGAAGCGCTCAACACGGGCGACGCGCAGTTCGCGGACAGGAGCCGCAAGCGGATGGACGAGCTGCGGAAGAACGCCGGCTGTGTCTTCCTGGTCAGCCACAGCCTGGAGACTGTCTTGGAGATGTGTTCGCGGGTGGTGTGGATGGACAAGGGTGACCTGCTGATGGACGGGGAGCCGCGGGAGGTGGTGAAGGCCTATAAGGACTTCACCCGGCACCTGTCCAAGGGCAACAACATCAGCGCGGACAAAATCCGGACGGACGCCATGGAAGCACTCACCGTCACCCGCATCCGGGAACGTTCCACCGGCCGCCGCAGTGCGAAGGTTCAGTAA
- a CDS encoding glycosyltransferase gives MASLQDFRTGLWHLRSGGPAELREWNGRRRAERGFADPSNARGVEAGWIGRGTKRRLSIPAATVPGRPPRRSDLTVGVILDEFSASAFAFEWNTVALDPAGWRQQLADQPLDLVFIESAWAGNNRLWRGKIAGPNGPAPQLVELLAFSRSQGIPTVFWNKEDPPHYEDFLPAAALFDHVFTSDVRKIGDYRRDLGHDNVDVLPFAAQPAIHNPARPKYGRHSRDIGFAGMYFAHKYPERREQMDLLLGGAMDAKLPTGLEIFSRKLGGDPNYQFPAPLDSRVVGSLSYPQMLSAYKAYKVFLNVNSVVDSPSMCARRIFEINAAGTPVISTPSDAVARFFTPDEVPVASTREEAAALSGGLVRNAEYNDRTVHRAQRRIWSAHTYAHRAETIVAAAAPTKARPLVRPAVSALVPTIRPHQVENVFRTLAAQQDVDVELVLLTHGFTLEPERLQELQTAYELQKVRLLTAGTEVSLGECLNRCVQAASGDIVAKMDDDDHYGPHYLSDQLHALEYSGADVVGKQAHYMHLRSSKAVILRFGHREHRYTDFVMGPTIVTRRKLALELPFPSLGLGEDTGFLKQAAAAGKRIYSADRFNYFQVREGSGHTWKVDDATLLASGDLRFYGEPNEHTDI, from the coding sequence ATGGCATCGCTACAGGATTTCCGTACCGGCCTCTGGCATCTGCGTTCCGGCGGACCGGCAGAACTGCGTGAATGGAACGGCCGCCGCCGCGCCGAACGGGGTTTTGCCGACCCGTCGAACGCCCGGGGCGTGGAAGCAGGGTGGATCGGCCGCGGAACAAAGCGGCGGCTGTCGATTCCCGCAGCAACGGTACCGGGGCGCCCTCCCCGGCGCAGCGACCTCACCGTCGGAGTCATCCTGGACGAATTCTCTGCGTCCGCCTTCGCCTTCGAGTGGAACACAGTGGCCCTGGACCCGGCCGGCTGGCGGCAGCAGCTTGCCGACCAACCGCTGGACCTGGTGTTCATCGAGTCCGCCTGGGCCGGCAACAACCGATTGTGGCGGGGAAAGATTGCGGGGCCCAATGGCCCGGCCCCCCAGCTGGTCGAACTGCTGGCCTTCAGTCGCAGCCAGGGCATCCCGACCGTCTTCTGGAATAAGGAAGACCCGCCCCACTACGAAGATTTCCTTCCGGCTGCGGCGTTGTTCGACCACGTCTTTACCTCGGACGTCCGGAAAATCGGGGATTACCGGCGGGACCTTGGCCACGACAACGTCGATGTCCTTCCTTTTGCGGCCCAGCCTGCCATTCACAACCCTGCGCGGCCGAAGTACGGCCGCCATTCCCGGGACATCGGTTTTGCCGGCATGTACTTCGCCCACAAATATCCGGAGCGGCGTGAGCAGATGGACCTGCTCCTGGGCGGGGCCATGGATGCGAAGCTTCCGACCGGCCTGGAGATCTTCTCCCGGAAGCTCGGCGGCGATCCCAACTACCAGTTCCCGGCACCGCTGGATTCCCGGGTGGTCGGTTCGCTCTCATATCCGCAGATGCTCTCCGCCTACAAGGCCTACAAGGTGTTCCTGAACGTCAACTCCGTGGTGGATTCCCCGAGCATGTGTGCCCGGCGCATCTTCGAAATCAACGCAGCGGGAACTCCTGTCATCAGCACCCCCAGCGACGCAGTGGCCCGCTTCTTCACACCTGACGAAGTACCCGTCGCCTCCACGCGGGAAGAAGCAGCCGCGCTCAGCGGCGGACTGGTCCGCAACGCGGAATACAATGACCGCACCGTCCACCGTGCCCAGCGCAGGATCTGGTCCGCCCATACCTACGCACACCGTGCCGAAACCATTGTTGCCGCCGCGGCACCGACGAAGGCCCGTCCGCTGGTCCGGCCTGCTGTGTCAGCCCTGGTGCCGACCATCCGCCCGCACCAGGTCGAAAACGTCTTCCGGACACTCGCTGCACAGCAGGACGTGGACGTCGAACTTGTGCTGCTCACGCACGGATTCACCCTCGAGCCGGAACGGCTGCAGGAGCTGCAAACCGCGTACGAGCTGCAGAAAGTCCGGCTACTCACGGCCGGCACCGAAGTGTCGCTCGGGGAGTGCCTGAACCGCTGCGTCCAGGCCGCCTCGGGAGACATAGTCGCGAAGATGGACGACGACGACCATTACGGACCGCACTACCTCAGCGACCAGCTTCACGCACTGGAGTACTCGGGTGCGGATGTAGTGGGAAAACAGGCCCACTACATGCACCTCCGCAGTTCCAAAGCAGTCATTCTGCGCTTTGGCCACCGCGAACACCGCTACACAGACTTCGTCATGGGACCGACTATTGTCACCCGACGCAAACTGGCCCTTGAACTCCCTTTCCCTTCACTGGGGTTGGGGGAGGACACCGGCTTCCTGAAGCAGGCCGCCGCCGCCGGAAAACGGATCTACTCGGCGGACCGCTTCAACTATTTCCAGGTCCGCGAAGGCAGCGGACATACATGGAAGGTCGACGATGCCACCTTGCTGGCCTCGGGGGACCTCCGATTCTATGGGGAACCGAATGAACACACTGACATATAG
- the wecC gene encoding UDP-N-acetyl-D-mannosamine dehydrogenase encodes MNTLTYSAGETTTGVATVAVIGLGYIGLPTAAILAGKGLHVIGVDVNPHTVEAVNEGRVPFVEPDLGVHVAGAVSQGHLVAQSTTPQADAYIVAVPTPFRPDKTADLMYVEQAARKIAPQIQPGNLVILESTSPPGTTQRMADVILALRPDLAAEANGGEPAVLFAHCPERVLPGRIMIELVTNDRIIGGLTPEAATAAAALYSTFCQGGVHLTDAATAEMAKLVENAYRDVNIAFANELSVISGNLGIDVWNLIELANHHPRVNILQPGPGVGGHCIAVDPWFIVSADPENSRLIRTAREVNDTKPDHVVAAVESAIAGHEAPTIAALGLAFKANVDDTRESPAVEIVLRLASGNPGARIIVGSPFTDPVLPEPLTALGNVSLDGADAAVEAADVVVLLVDHDAFREITPAQLAGKAIVDTRGFWRA; translated from the coding sequence ATGAACACACTGACATATAGCGCCGGCGAGACCACTACCGGAGTCGCCACCGTCGCCGTCATCGGCCTGGGCTACATTGGCCTGCCGACCGCCGCCATCCTTGCAGGCAAGGGCCTACACGTGATCGGCGTCGACGTTAACCCGCACACGGTGGAGGCTGTGAACGAAGGCCGCGTGCCCTTCGTGGAACCCGACCTCGGGGTCCACGTGGCCGGCGCCGTCAGCCAGGGCCATCTCGTAGCTCAGTCCACAACGCCGCAGGCCGACGCCTACATCGTTGCCGTACCGACGCCGTTCCGTCCGGATAAGACAGCGGACCTGATGTACGTGGAGCAGGCGGCGCGGAAGATCGCCCCGCAGATCCAGCCCGGCAACTTGGTCATTCTGGAGTCCACATCTCCTCCCGGAACCACGCAGCGGATGGCAGACGTCATCCTGGCCCTGCGCCCGGACCTCGCAGCGGAAGCCAACGGCGGCGAGCCCGCCGTGCTGTTTGCCCACTGCCCCGAGCGGGTACTGCCCGGCCGGATCATGATTGAACTGGTCACCAATGACCGCATCATCGGCGGGCTTACCCCCGAGGCCGCCACTGCCGCCGCCGCCCTCTACAGCACCTTCTGCCAGGGCGGCGTCCACCTGACCGATGCCGCCACCGCGGAAATGGCCAAGCTGGTGGAAAACGCGTACCGCGACGTCAACATTGCCTTCGCCAACGAGCTCTCTGTTATCAGTGGGAATCTCGGCATTGATGTCTGGAACCTGATCGAGTTGGCCAACCACCATCCGCGGGTGAACATCCTGCAGCCGGGCCCGGGCGTAGGCGGCCACTGCATCGCTGTGGACCCCTGGTTCATTGTGTCGGCGGATCCGGAAAACTCCCGGTTGATCCGCACCGCACGCGAAGTAAATGACACCAAGCCGGACCACGTGGTGGCTGCCGTGGAGTCCGCGATAGCCGGGCACGAGGCTCCTACCATCGCTGCTCTGGGCCTGGCGTTCAAGGCCAACGTGGACGACACCCGCGAATCTCCGGCGGTGGAGATCGTACTGCGGCTGGCGAGCGGCAACCCGGGTGCCCGGATCATTGTGGGCAGCCCCTTCACCGATCCGGTCCTGCCGGAACCCCTGACCGCCTTGGGTAACGTTTCGCTGGACGGGGCCGACGCCGCCGTGGAAGCGGCGGACGTCGTCGTCCTCTTGGTGGACCATGACGCCTTCCGGGAGATAACCCCCGCACAGCTGGCAGGCAAGGCGATTGTCGATACACGGGGATTCTGGCGGGCCTGA